One stretch of Pedobacter riviphilus DNA includes these proteins:
- a CDS encoding malectin domain-containing carbohydrate-binding protein → MDNKIVIARRNDEAISFTKDLFKVNFSNIFCRIHLGSCHHEPKRIQFKQLFLLLLFFIIYGANPLYAQRQTRKDILLNANWLSIADEKNKNAFDGFQLVSYKTLNWKKVNVPHNWDQYEGYQRKLHGNKHGYAWYRKTFQTHEIKVGKRFFLYFEGVGSYATVWLNGKKVGYHAGGRTTFTLDVTAAIKLNNQENILAVRADQPANIQDLPWVDGGCSTERGFSEGSQPMGIFRPVHLIVTNDIRVEPFGIHIWNDNQISEKAAILNLSTTVKNYSLKPKNISVVNRLLDLNGKQIKELTKSLVVPAGKEIQIDQQTDKIISPKLWSLENPYLYTFQTAIIENGKLVDELKTPYGIRWISWPIGKQVNQKQFLLNGKPVFINGIAEYEHLIGQSHAFSNEQISSRVRQIKAAGFNAFRDAHQPHNLLYSDYWDKEGILCWTQMAAHIWYDTPEFRKNFKTLLTDWVKERRNSPAVVLWGLENESTLPEDFAKECTELIRKLDPTASSQRKVTTCNGGKGTDWDVPQNWTGTYGGNPLTYGEDLQRQVLVGEYGAWRTIDLHDTDDNGKGYTENKMTDLMETKVRLAESVKDKTAGHFFWLYSSHDNPGRVQGGEGLRDLDRVGPINYKGMFTPWEEPTDVFYMFRANYAPKQTEPMVYIVSHTWPNRWNKPGIKDSVVVYSNCDEVELFNDVNGKSLGRRKRAAIGTHFQWNKPDIQFNVLYAVGYVNGKAVAKDQMVLQNLPKSPNFDTLIKDKKLTVPSQGYNYVYRVNCGGGDYTDANGNKWSADRNLSAPDNFGSTSWTANFSGIPDFFASQRRTFQLINGTKDWKIFQTFRYGRNQLKYHFPLPDSEYLVELYFIEPWLGIGGGFDAKAMRLFDVAFNGKTVIKDLDIWKEAGSNTLLKKTIKASIKGGFLDINFPEVKVGQAVISGIAIASLNQNIKPASASNSLLTKIKNAELNSWLDIGEEQFKGEKSSFTHLPSNLYGAEWLKASRRQESIEFTATDSVDTFIALNKKSSIPQGFENTKTTLSNSNDETFDLYRKRLIPNESIIFNSRVATVFVLPISHLQPAYDLKTTTTYKATDAILEGKDVVKAILMDKQRVIFNATSQGSLTWQLSVGVADTYSLTIKYHNPSDQPLKAKLEFLSADGISMKTEMVEFAPTKTGKWNYLSTNTGSMINAGTYKLKLIATETKGLAVDALDVQ, encoded by the coding sequence ATGGATAATAAAATCGTCATTGCGAGGAGGAACGACGAAGCAATCTCCTTTACAAAAGACTTATTTAAAGTTAATTTTTCAAATATTTTTTGCCGCATACACCTTGGTTCGTGTCACCACGAACCAAAAAGAATTCAATTTAAACAGTTGTTTTTATTGCTGTTATTCTTCATCATATATGGGGCCAATCCCCTTTATGCACAAAGGCAAACCAGAAAAGATATTTTATTAAACGCCAATTGGCTCAGCATTGCCGATGAGAAAAACAAAAATGCTTTTGATGGCTTTCAGCTGGTTAGCTACAAAACCTTAAACTGGAAAAAAGTAAATGTTCCACATAACTGGGATCAATACGAAGGCTATCAACGCAAACTTCATGGCAATAAACATGGTTATGCCTGGTACCGAAAAACATTTCAAACCCACGAAATTAAGGTTGGAAAACGGTTTTTTCTGTATTTCGAAGGCGTAGGTTCGTATGCAACAGTTTGGTTAAACGGTAAAAAAGTGGGCTACCACGCTGGCGGGCGAACAACTTTTACTTTGGATGTTACTGCCGCAATTAAATTGAATAATCAGGAAAATATCTTGGCAGTTCGGGCTGATCAGCCCGCAAATATCCAAGATTTACCCTGGGTTGATGGCGGCTGCTCTACCGAACGCGGTTTTTCAGAAGGTTCGCAGCCCATGGGGATTTTCCGTCCGGTTCACTTAATTGTGACTAATGATATCCGCGTTGAACCATTTGGTATCCACATTTGGAACGATAATCAAATCTCAGAAAAGGCGGCCATTCTGAATCTGAGTACTACGGTTAAAAATTATAGTTTAAAGCCTAAAAATATAAGCGTTGTAAACAGATTGCTAGATCTGAATGGAAAACAGATTAAAGAACTGACAAAATCTCTTGTTGTTCCTGCCGGGAAAGAAATTCAGATCGACCAGCAGACTGACAAGATCATCAGTCCGAAACTTTGGTCGTTGGAAAATCCATATCTCTATACTTTTCAAACCGCCATTATAGAGAATGGAAAGCTTGTAGATGAACTGAAAACGCCCTATGGCATCCGGTGGATCAGCTGGCCTATTGGCAAACAAGTGAACCAGAAACAGTTTCTGTTAAATGGTAAACCTGTTTTTATTAATGGAATTGCTGAGTATGAGCATTTAATTGGTCAGAGCCATGCTTTTAGTAACGAACAGATCAGTTCGAGAGTTAGGCAAATTAAAGCTGCAGGTTTTAATGCTTTCCGTGATGCACATCAACCACATAACTTATTGTATTCTGATTATTGGGATAAAGAAGGGATTTTATGCTGGACACAAATGGCCGCTCACATCTGGTACGATACACCAGAATTCAGGAAAAATTTTAAAACGCTTTTAACGGATTGGGTAAAAGAGCGCAGGAACAGTCCTGCAGTGGTGTTATGGGGATTGGAAAACGAAAGCACCCTGCCCGAAGATTTCGCAAAAGAATGCACAGAACTGATTAGAAAATTAGATCCGACAGCTTCATCACAAAGAAAAGTAACTACTTGTAATGGCGGTAAAGGAACCGATTGGGATGTTCCCCAAAACTGGACCGGCACCTATGGTGGTAATCCGTTAACTTATGGAGAAGATCTTCAAAGACAGGTTTTGGTTGGCGAATACGGTGCCTGGAGAACGATTGATCTTCATGATACAGATGACAATGGTAAAGGTTATACCGAAAATAAAATGACTGATCTGATGGAAACAAAAGTTCGCCTGGCCGAATCGGTAAAAGATAAAACCGCTGGTCATTTTTTCTGGCTGTATAGCTCGCATGATAACCCTGGAAGGGTGCAAGGTGGCGAGGGATTAAGAGATTTAGATCGGGTAGGCCCGATAAATTACAAGGGCATGTTTACACCTTGGGAGGAGCCTACGGATGTATTCTACATGTTCAGGGCAAATTATGCCCCAAAGCAAACTGAGCCTATGGTGTATATTGTTTCGCATACCTGGCCAAACCGTTGGAACAAACCAGGTATAAAGGATAGTGTTGTGGTTTATTCTAACTGCGATGAAGTGGAACTGTTTAATGATGTAAACGGCAAATCTTTAGGCAGAAGAAAACGTGCTGCAATAGGTACACATTTCCAATGGAACAAGCCTGATATCCAGTTTAATGTATTATATGCAGTAGGTTACGTGAACGGAAAAGCTGTAGCTAAAGATCAAATGGTATTGCAAAATCTGCCTAAAAGTCCAAATTTCGACACTTTAATCAAGGATAAAAAATTAACAGTACCATCTCAGGGATATAATTATGTGTACCGCGTAAACTGCGGTGGTGGAGATTATACAGATGCCAACGGGAATAAATGGTCTGCAGATAGGAATTTAAGCGCTCCTGATAACTTTGGCTCTACCTCATGGACTGCTAATTTCTCGGGTATACCTGATTTTTTCGCCAGTCAACGCCGTACTTTTCAACTCATCAATGGCACCAAAGATTGGAAGATTTTTCAGACTTTCAGATATGGCAGAAATCAGTTGAAATATCATTTTCCGCTACCTGACAGCGAATATCTGGTTGAGCTTTATTTTATAGAACCTTGGCTGGGTATTGGCGGAGGTTTTGATGCCAAAGCCATGCGCTTATTTGATGTGGCATTTAATGGCAAAACCGTTATTAAAGATTTAGATATCTGGAAAGAAGCGGGTAGTAACACTTTATTGAAAAAAACAATTAAAGCTTCAATCAAAGGTGGCTTTTTGGATATTAACTTCCCTGAGGTGAAAGTGGGTCAGGCAGTTATTTCGGGCATTGCCATAGCTAGTTTAAATCAAAATATTAAACCTGCATCAGCAAGTAATTCGCTTTTAACAAAAATAAAAAATGCTGAATTAAACAGCTGGCTCGATATTGGAGAAGAGCAGTTTAAAGGGGAGAAATCATCATTTACCCATTTACCTTCAAATTTATATGGTGCAGAATGGTTAAAAGCTTCACGAAGACAGGAAAGTATCGAATTTACGGCTACCGATAGTGTTGACACTTTTATTGCGCTGAATAAAAAAAGTAGTATTCCGCAAGGATTTGAAAATACTAAAACCACTTTGAGCAACAGCAATGATGAAACGTTTGATCTTTATCGCAAAAGACTTATTCCCAACGAAAGTATCATTTTTAATAGTAGAGTGGCAACCGTTTTTGTATTGCCCATTAGCCATTTACAACCCGCTTATGATTTAAAAACCACCACAACCTACAAAGCTACTGACGCTATTTTAGAAGGTAAAGATGTTGTGAAAGCAATTTTAATGGATAAACAGCGTGTAATTTTTAATGCGACGAGCCAAGGGAGCTTAACCTGGCAGTTATCAGTTGGTGTTGCCGATACCTATTCCTTAACCATTAAGTACCATAATCCGTCCGATCAGCCCTTGAAAGCCAAACTGGAATTTTTATCGGCAGATGGAATATCAATGAAAACAGAAATGGTTGAATTTGCACCAACTAAAACCGGAAAATGGAATTACCTCAGTACCAATACCGGCAGCATGATTAATGCCGGGACTTATAAACTCAAATTAATTGCTACAGAAACCAAAGGACTGGCAGTTGATGCTTTAGATGTTCAATAA
- a CDS encoding glycoside hydrolase family 95 protein yields the protein MRFKLLLSTSFLILTAHFSSFAQENNHTLWYNKAAEKWTDALPIGNGRLGAMIFAGTAVDHIQFNEETVWTGKPRDYNRKGAYQYLPEIRKLLFEGKQAAAEALAQEHFMGLQSSSGDRKVWVNEMKAGKGIQGNPALTNFDDKLWKTIKVPAYEGWETVGLANLDGAVWFRTTFDVPENWIGKDLILDLNRIRDQDFTYINGQLVGNTDNTEPRKYTIPAKLIKKGRNVIAIQVLNYFDKGGLAGYKDSTKKIGIYPVGESMEQGISLVKDWKYKIQDESPPSVPQYQGSYQPFGDLNLYFKQTKSIVTNYKRSLDISTAVAQTTYTINGVNYQREYFASQPNQAIVIHLTADKKASISFDAELSSAHRKSSVKALGNNVIALSVQVKDGAIKGESRLTALIKNGSVKMINGKISINQADEVTLYLTAGTNFINAQDVSGNPATANIKALNSLKGKAYAEIKQRHIKEYQSYYNTFSVDFGRSDNENLPTDERLTKFATANDPAFAALYMQYGRYLLISSSRPGTQPANLQGIWNDLLTPPWGSKYTTNINLEMNYWPTEILNLSALNAPLFSKIKGLAITGAETAKEYYNARGWVLHHNTDLWNGTAPINASNHGIWVSGSGWLSEHLWEHYQFSKDRKFLESEAYPLMKQAALFYEDFLVKDPKTGWLISTPSNSPENGGLVAGPTMDHQIIRSLFRNCIVAAEMLNVDAEFRKSLAEKVKQLAPNQIGKYGQLQEWLTDVDDTASKHRHVSHLWGVYPGNDINWDSNEKMMQAAKQSLLYRGDDATGWSLAWKINFWARFKDGDHAMKLVKMLMKPANNGAGSYVNLFDAHPPFQIDGNFGGAAGIAEMIVQSHQGYLDILPALPTAMPHGEIKGLCARGGFELDLTWDKGMLTSLKVKSKTGGNCQLRYKNSAVLLRTKAGESYKLNGDLKLL from the coding sequence ATGAGGTTTAAACTTTTATTAAGTACATCATTTTTAATATTGACTGCTCATTTTAGCAGCTTTGCACAAGAAAACAATCATACGTTATGGTATAATAAGGCTGCAGAAAAGTGGACGGATGCTTTACCAATAGGTAATGGCAGATTGGGCGCCATGATTTTCGCCGGAACGGCTGTTGATCATATCCAGTTTAACGAAGAAACCGTTTGGACGGGCAAACCCAGAGATTATAACCGAAAAGGCGCCTATCAATACCTGCCAGAGATCAGAAAATTACTTTTTGAAGGGAAACAGGCAGCAGCTGAAGCTTTAGCACAAGAACATTTTATGGGCTTGCAAAGTAGCTCGGGCGACAGGAAAGTCTGGGTAAATGAAATGAAAGCCGGCAAAGGCATTCAGGGCAATCCTGCGCTTACAAATTTTGACGATAAACTTTGGAAAACCATAAAAGTACCTGCCTATGAAGGTTGGGAAACGGTAGGCTTAGCCAATTTAGACGGTGCCGTTTGGTTCAGGACCACTTTTGATGTGCCTGAAAATTGGATTGGAAAAGATCTTATACTCGATCTTAACCGCATCCGCGATCAGGATTTTACTTATATAAACGGTCAATTGGTCGGTAATACCGATAATACGGAGCCCAGAAAATACACCATTCCAGCAAAGCTGATTAAAAAAGGCAGAAATGTGATTGCCATCCAGGTGCTTAATTATTTCGACAAAGGCGGATTGGCTGGTTATAAAGACAGTACAAAAAAGATTGGTATTTATCCTGTTGGCGAAAGTATGGAGCAGGGCATTTCGTTAGTTAAAGATTGGAAATATAAAATCCAGGACGAAAGCCCGCCTTCCGTTCCACAATACCAGGGAAGTTATCAGCCTTTTGGAGATTTGAACCTATATTTCAAGCAGACCAAATCTATTGTTACTAATTACAAACGGTCTTTGGACATCAGCACAGCCGTTGCACAAACAACTTATACTATAAATGGTGTAAATTATCAGCGTGAGTATTTTGCAAGTCAGCCAAACCAAGCCATTGTAATCCATTTAACGGCCGATAAAAAAGCATCCATCAGTTTCGATGCTGAACTTTCCAGTGCGCACCGAAAATCATCCGTAAAAGCTTTAGGAAATAATGTAATTGCTTTATCTGTTCAGGTTAAGGATGGCGCGATTAAGGGAGAAAGCCGATTAACAGCTTTAATCAAAAATGGATCTGTTAAGATGATTAATGGCAAAATTAGCATCAATCAGGCAGATGAAGTGACACTTTATTTAACAGCTGGAACGAATTTTATCAATGCACAAGATGTATCTGGAAACCCCGCAACGGCCAATATTAAAGCACTGAATAGTTTAAAAGGTAAAGCGTACGCCGAAATCAAACAGCGCCACATTAAAGAATACCAAAGCTATTATAACACCTTTAGTGTCGATTTTGGCCGATCAGATAATGAAAACCTTCCCACAGACGAAAGATTAACAAAATTTGCAACGGCTAACGATCCTGCTTTCGCAGCACTGTACATGCAGTATGGAAGATATTTGTTGATTTCCAGTTCGAGACCCGGTACTCAGCCAGCCAATCTCCAGGGGATTTGGAACGATTTGCTTACACCACCATGGGGAAGCAAGTACACCACCAATATTAACCTCGAAATGAATTACTGGCCAACTGAAATCCTTAATTTGTCGGCACTAAACGCGCCGCTTTTCAGCAAAATCAAAGGACTGGCTATAACCGGAGCCGAAACAGCAAAAGAATATTACAATGCCCGTGGTTGGGTTTTACATCACAATACTGATTTGTGGAACGGTACCGCACCGATTAATGCATCCAATCATGGTATTTGGGTAAGTGGAAGTGGTTGGTTAAGTGAGCATTTATGGGAGCATTATCAATTTAGTAAAGATCGTAAGTTTCTGGAAAGTGAAGCCTATCCTTTAATGAAACAAGCTGCTTTGTTTTATGAAGATTTTTTAGTGAAAGATCCTAAAACCGGCTGGTTGATCAGTACGCCATCTAATTCGCCTGAAAATGGTGGTTTAGTGGCTGGCCCAACAATGGACCACCAGATTATCAGATCGCTTTTCAGAAATTGCATAGTAGCAGCCGAAATGCTTAATGTAGATGCGGAATTTAGAAAATCGTTAGCTGAAAAAGTTAAACAGCTGGCACCAAATCAGATAGGCAAATACGGACAGTTACAAGAATGGTTAACCGATGTAGACGATACCGCAAGTAAACACCGCCATGTTTCTCATTTATGGGGTGTGTATCCTGGAAATGATATTAACTGGGATAGTAACGAAAAGATGATGCAAGCAGCAAAACAATCTTTATTGTATCGGGGAGATGATGCTACAGGCTGGAGTCTTGCCTGGAAGATCAATTTCTGGGCCAGGTTTAAAGATGGTGATCATGCCATGAAATTGGTAAAAATGTTAATGAAACCTGCTAATAATGGCGCAGGTTCTTATGTGAATCTTTTTGATGCGCATCCGCCTTTCCAAATAGATGGAAACTTTGGTGGTGCAGCCGGAATCGCTGAAATGATTGTGCAAAGCCATCAGGGTTATCTGGATATTTTACCGGCTTTACCAACAGCCATGCCGCATGGCGAAATTAAAGGGCTCTGTGCCAGAGGTGGCTTTGAGCTGGATTTAACCTGGGATAAGGGCATGCTTACTTCACTTAAAGTAAAATCTAAAACAGGTGGGAATTGTCAGCTACGTTATAAAAATTCAGCTGTTCTACTTAGAACTAAAGCTGGTGAAAGTTATAAACTGAACGGAGATTTGAAATTGCTATAA
- a CDS encoding sodium:solute symporter, which produces MYATFLSSNTFLGVPGKAFGSNWNAFVFSISMPLAAWIASKYFVPFYRNTGEISAYTHLEKRFGAWARVYAVICFLLTQLARMGSIFFGIALSLQALTGYSMQMIMIVMGICIIVYTVLGGIEAVIWTEVVQAVVKTFGALLILYLIISNMPGGVSKVVEIGKSADKFSLGSFKLDFVGSSFWVVLLYGFFINLNNFGMDQNYIQRYHTASSSKAASKSIWLCVWLYIPASLLFFIIGSCLYAYYEINPELVQSIKHQVAIERLPLHASAAEVLKVQHTLLPSDYGDKIMPHFMVTKIPVGLVGLIVSAILSAAMSTISSGMNASATVFSVDIYKRYFKPDVTEKQNLSLLHLATIGFGLLGMIAGIAMIGVKSILDIWWELSGIFAAGMLGLFLLGIISRQTKNHEAITATTIGIAVIIWMTFSSLLPPEYEVFRNPLHKNMIIVIGTLTIFLAGLFLTKIKNEKTKTAH; this is translated from the coding sequence ATTTATGCAACATTTTTAAGCAGCAATACTTTTTTAGGGGTGCCCGGTAAGGCTTTCGGGAGCAACTGGAATGCATTTGTATTCAGCATTTCGATGCCGCTAGCAGCATGGATCGCTTCAAAATACTTTGTTCCATTTTATAGGAATACTGGCGAAATATCGGCCTATACCCATTTAGAAAAACGTTTTGGTGCATGGGCAAGGGTATATGCAGTTATTTGTTTCCTATTAACGCAGCTGGCCAGAATGGGATCGATATTTTTCGGTATTGCCCTGAGCTTACAGGCACTTACAGGTTATTCCATGCAGATGATTATGATTGTAATGGGCATTTGTATCATTGTTTATACCGTTCTAGGAGGAATTGAAGCGGTAATATGGACAGAAGTGGTACAGGCGGTAGTGAAAACATTTGGTGCCTTACTCATTCTGTATTTAATCATTTCGAATATGCCGGGAGGAGTTTCGAAGGTTGTAGAAATCGGGAAATCTGCTGATAAATTTAGCCTTGGCAGTTTTAAGCTCGATTTTGTAGGATCATCGTTTTGGGTGGTGTTACTTTATGGTTTTTTTATCAATCTGAATAACTTCGGAATGGACCAAAACTACATCCAGCGTTACCATACCGCATCATCAAGTAAAGCAGCTTCGAAATCGATCTGGTTGTGCGTGTGGCTATATATCCCGGCATCATTGCTCTTTTTTATTATAGGATCTTGCTTGTACGCCTATTACGAAATCAATCCAGAATTAGTGCAGTCGATAAAACACCAGGTGGCGATAGAACGTTTGCCCTTACATGCTTCGGCAGCAGAGGTGTTGAAGGTACAGCATACATTACTGCCATCAGATTATGGCGACAAAATTATGCCACATTTTATGGTGACTAAAATCCCTGTAGGTTTGGTTGGTTTAATTGTATCAGCCATCTTATCTGCGGCAATGAGTACCATAAGCTCTGGAATGAACGCTTCAGCAACAGTGTTTTCGGTTGATATTTATAAAAGATATTTTAAGCCTGATGTAACCGAAAAGCAGAATTTATCACTGTTACATTTGGCCACTATTGGCTTTGGTTTGTTGGGTATGATTGCTGGTATTGCGATGATTGGCGTAAAAAGCATTTTAGACATTTGGTGGGAATTATCAGGTATTTTTGCGGCAGGAATGCTGGGGCTATTCCTTTTGGGTATTATCAGTAGGCAAACTAAAAACCATGAAGCCATAACAGCAACAACAATCGGCATTGCCGTAATTATATGGATGACATTTTCTTCACTTCTTCCTCCAGAATATGAAGTTTTTAGAAATCCTTTACATAAAAACATGATTATCGTGATCGGCACTTTAACCATTTTTTTAGCAGGACTTTTCCTGACGAAAATTAAAAACGAAAAAACTAAAACAGCCCATTAA
- a CDS encoding MGH1-like glycoside hydrolase domain-containing protein, which translates to MMNTRNLIATAVLFVLTITGFAQQKSILGTEKLKKYVTYFNYIDTEAVKNFVPNAEAFTWLAEQIPLFECPDSVLEQNYYYRWWTYRKHLVKTPEGFIFTEFIEPVKHAGKYNSISCALGHHIYEGRWLKDNAYLKDYIKFWLYYADVGQTKQRFHQFSSWVDDAVYQNYLVQPDQGFLKEILPALDKDYSKWESERQLKNGLFWQNDVKDGMEESISGSRRDQNQRPTINSYMYGNAMALDKIAVLLGDKTLADKYKNKATVLKKLVQDSLWNAASSFFETRKAKGGSSDVREAIGFTPWEFNLPDDQSKYAKAWDQLLDTAGFKAPWGLTTAERRNPTFRTRGTGHSCEWDGALWPFASSQTLKGLANLLTNYKKHGKMTAEVFYQELYQYAASHVKNGKPYIGEYQDEKTGEWLKGDNPRSSFYNHSTFNDLIINDLIGIKPRQDNVLEISPLIPKNQWDWFMLDQVSYHHKTLTILWDKTGKKYNKGKGLLVFVDGKEIYKGKDLKPLKVQMD; encoded by the coding sequence ATGATGAATACAAGAAATTTAATTGCAACAGCAGTATTGTTTGTATTGACAATCACGGGCTTTGCACAGCAGAAATCAATCCTGGGTACTGAAAAGCTGAAGAAATACGTAACATATTTCAATTATATAGACACCGAGGCGGTTAAAAACTTTGTGCCCAATGCTGAAGCCTTTACATGGTTAGCTGAGCAGATACCTTTGTTCGAATGCCCCGATTCGGTATTGGAGCAAAACTATTACTACCGCTGGTGGACTTACCGCAAACACCTGGTTAAGACTCCTGAAGGATTCATTTTTACTGAGTTTATCGAACCGGTTAAACATGCAGGGAAATACAATTCCATCAGCTGCGCATTAGGTCATCATATTTACGAAGGCAGGTGGTTAAAGGACAATGCTTATTTAAAAGATTACATTAAATTTTGGCTCTACTATGCTGATGTTGGCCAAACGAAACAACGTTTCCATCAATTTAGCAGCTGGGTAGATGATGCTGTCTATCAGAATTATCTGGTGCAGCCTGATCAGGGATTTTTGAAGGAAATTTTGCCTGCCTTGGATAAAGATTATAGCAAATGGGAATCTGAAAGGCAGCTTAAAAACGGCCTGTTCTGGCAAAATGATGTGAAAGATGGCATGGAAGAATCGATCAGTGGTTCACGTAGAGACCAGAACCAACGGCCAACCATAAACAGTTATATGTACGGCAATGCCATGGCTTTGGATAAAATTGCAGTTCTTTTAGGCGATAAAACCTTAGCTGACAAATACAAAAACAAAGCAACTGTACTCAAAAAGCTGGTTCAGGATAGTTTGTGGAATGCTGCTTCCTCGTTTTTTGAAACAAGAAAAGCCAAAGGAGGTTCATCGGATGTTAGAGAAGCCATCGGTTTTACACCATGGGAATTTAACTTACCCGATGATCAGTCAAAGTATGCAAAAGCCTGGGATCAGTTATTGGATACTGCCGGATTTAAAGCGCCCTGGGGCTTAACTACGGCTGAAAGAAGAAACCCAACATTCAGAACAAGGGGAACAGGGCACAGTTGCGAATGGGATGGAGCGCTTTGGCCTTTTGCCAGCTCACAAACGTTAAAAGGATTGGCCAATCTGTTAACCAATTATAAAAAACATGGTAAAATGACTGCTGAAGTCTTTTACCAGGAACTGTACCAGTATGCTGCTTCTCATGTTAAAAACGGAAAACCTTACATAGGTGAGTATCAGGATGAAAAAACCGGAGAATGGTTAAAAGGTGATAATCCAAGGAGCAGTTTTTACAATCATTCTACTTTTAATGATCTAATCATCAATGACCTGATCGGAATAAAACCACGTCAGGATAATGTGCTTGAGATATCTCCCTTAATCCCTAAAAACCAGTGGGATTGGTTCATGTTAGATCAAGTTTCGTATCACCATAAAACGTTGACTATTTTGTGGGATAAAACCGGAAAAAAATATAATAAGGGCAAAGGATTGTTGGTGTTTGTGGATGGTAAAGAGATTTATAAAGGAAAGGATTTAAAGCCTTTAAAAGTTCAAATGGACTAA
- a CDS encoding glycoside hydrolase family 28 protein yields the protein MKHSINIIKALIFILAFGIGLTAKSQSYYNVVKYGAKNDSSKLATTAIKNAIEAASKAGGGTVYFPAGKYLTGAIHLKSNITILIDAGAELHFSDNFDDYLPMVKSRYEGIDVTSFSPLFYAYKVENISIIGRGIIDGHGKKWWDFVEGYKEGQARSKWQIIFEGLNKDIILPDDPKQMKRGFLRPPFIQPMFCKNVLIDGITIRNSPFWTLNPEFCENVKVHAVTINNPHSPNTDGINPESCKNVHISDCHISVGDDCITIKSGKDAPGRKMAIPAENYVITNCTMLSGHGGVVIGSEMSGDVRKIAISNCVFDGTDRGIRIKTARGRGGVVEEIRVSNVIMKNIKDQAIVLDMQYAKTNIEAVSDRTPIFRNIHFSNITGQVNQAGYLNGLEEMPIDNITFNDINMDAKTGFSINNASNIEFHNVTVNTELGASIKALKVNNLIVDGLKSNKPHVNAAVIDITNVSDLFLYNAFPTKETVTYLKLSGAETKNIYLGNNNFRRVKEAVKKEKEVNSNIEIISGDKGQ from the coding sequence ATGAAACATTCCATTAACATCATTAAAGCTTTAATTTTCATCCTTGCTTTTGGTATCGGCTTAACTGCAAAATCCCAGTCTTATTACAACGTAGTTAAATACGGCGCTAAAAACGACAGCAGTAAACTGGCGACGACAGCAATTAAAAATGCAATAGAAGCGGCCTCAAAAGCTGGCGGCGGAACCGTTTATTTTCCTGCCGGAAAATACCTAACTGGTGCTATACATTTAAAAAGCAACATTACCATATTGATTGATGCAGGTGCCGAATTGCATTTCAGCGATAATTTTGATGATTATTTACCCATGGTAAAAAGCCGTTACGAAGGTATTGATGTAACTAGTTTTTCGCCCTTGTTTTATGCCTATAAAGTAGAAAATATCTCGATTATTGGTCGTGGGATAATTGATGGACATGGTAAAAAGTGGTGGGATTTTGTAGAAGGGTATAAAGAGGGGCAAGCACGTTCTAAATGGCAAATTATTTTTGAGGGCTTAAATAAAGATATTATTTTGCCAGATGATCCTAAACAAATGAAACGTGGCTTTCTTCGTCCGCCGTTTATACAACCCATGTTCTGTAAAAATGTGCTGATCGATGGGATAACCATCCGCAATTCGCCTTTTTGGACCTTAAATCCCGAGTTCTGCGAAAATGTTAAGGTTCATGCCGTTACCATTAACAATCCCCATTCGCCGAATACAGACGGGATAAATCCTGAGTCTTGTAAAAATGTGCACATTTCAGATTGCCACATCAGTGTAGGAGATGATTGTATCACGATCAAGTCGGGCAAAGATGCACCAGGACGAAAAATGGCCATTCCGGCAGAAAATTATGTGATTACAAATTGTACCATGCTGTCTGGTCATGGAGGCGTGGTTATTGGCAGTGAAATGTCGGGTGATGTACGTAAAATAGCCATCTCGAACTGTGTCTTCGACGGAACAGATAGGGGGATCCGCATTAAAACAGCCCGTGGAAGAGGCGGTGTTGTTGAAGAGATCAGAGTGAGTAATGTTATCATGAAAAACATTAAAGATCAGGCTATTGTGTTGGATATGCAGTATGCAAAAACAAATATAGAAGCTGTTTCTGATCGAACGCCTATCTTTAGAAATATCCATTTCAGCAATATCACCGGTCAGGTTAACCAGGCAGGTTATTTAAATGGTTTAGAAGAAATGCCTATCGATAATATTACCTTCAATGATATTAATATGGATGCCAAAACTGGTTTTTCTATTAATAATGCCAGTAATATTGAGTTTCATAACGTAACGGTGAATACCGAATTAGGTGCATCGATAAAGGCATTAAAGGTGAATAATTTAATTGTTGATGGTTTAAAAAGTAATAAACCTCATGTCAATGCGGCTGTAATTGATATCACTAATGTATCTGATCTGTTCCTGTACAATGCTTTCCCAACGAAAGAAACCGTTACTTATTTGAAATTAAGCGGGGCCGAGACTAAAAATATATACTTAGGAAATAATAATTTTAGACGAGTGAAAGAGGCCGTTAAAAAGGAGAAGGAAGTAAACAGTAACATCGAAATTATTTCAGGCGATAAAGGACAATAA